From the Scatophagus argus isolate fScaArg1 chromosome 21, fScaArg1.pri, whole genome shotgun sequence genome, one window contains:
- the med1 gene encoding mediator of RNA polymerase II transcription subunit 1: MAAGPGVSMQSGSPAREVSLSVQQAGNQTHGDRIKPEETTEAEKQNRMAALLERLHGKHNAARPWQETCKVVRQAMEKRGVMNAAGHQLLLTCLETLQRAMKVSSLPSMTDRLESIARQNMLGSHLSPSGTECYITSDMFYVEVQLDTSGQLVDVKVAHQGENPTSCPELIQHLREKNFEEFSKHLKGLVELYKLPGDNKLKTKMYIALQSLELDLTKMMHMFRLATNANTVETILHGSVGLLTARSGGHLVSLQCYVSPYDIFEEGSGTQLNLTDSNVPRSLGVSVSVTIEGTSAVYKLPIAPLITGSHPVDNKGTPSFSTVTNSNCVDLPACFFLKMNRPMPFSLSFIQRMGNATSIPVFESLPSLSPLYQLIVQSQLQLQEEGSSTPPPSHNMHFYSVLPDQVHCYFLNGDAPVQDGCSLQGALVSKIPFRHPAQVPLLLDIIRHQAAYNTLIGSCVKRTSIKEDSAGLLQFEVCPLTDSSFSVSFQHPVNESLVCVVMEVIDSRQVSCRLYKGLSDALICTDEFITKVVQRCMSIPVTMRAIRRKAETIQADTPALLLIAQTVEIMVKNNLPPSGSPTYNMAAGDGTNPMGLPGLTGGNTPTGGGPPGGSNFPGPITSLFGISRTERQAQGGDCPNQGGVAGQQQLQQQHQQQQSSQGHSDDYNKVTQNPILTSLLQITGSVGSSPSSQNAPPPHQTPPPTSSPASNTKNHPMLMNLLKDNPTQDFATLYGSSPLERQNSSSGSPRTEAIGGTCPGSNTKGKKKRPRGSEKGGMLPSAAAAGGGMKSQQASSMSQHHQHHPVSHEDDFHRELLSMDVDASQNSIFDVNLTGDGLDTPHSITPAPSQCGTPPSGPSMPYSQSHVQSQQQQPSGTVPPRMVRLSSSDSIGPDITEILQDLPEQTGKGSCGSHGQHPMGSGGEDGGPLGTPIRDSSSSGQGSAVYLDIFNTNSNENPFTDAADLIAEATATAATPTSDSSSTNFFPDAADFNPDLLPSGHGFSQNYFDDSSPSADGDMDLVKGFGGSSQQNTPSGTPQNPTPHGQSTPEPSLKDPFDMGIFGGNSGGGKPLLGQAPDMGETHGGGSQSPLIMGLGATCGDFKSAEPKMKQQQGLMRPKDENGGSGGSNSGIGMGSSSTEGKQVKRSRTPSSEGKSKEKPPKRKKLDPDGKSPSHSSGGRPYTPPSGGSGSGGSMSGGGSKSPGSSGRSQTPPGGATPPIPKITIQIAKGTITGGKTSSHSGYTSSSSATSSTGGAGGTSSSKSHHSHSSSSGKIKSKEGSTTQGNSSKPGSAGIGVGGGPSQSKGSSQGMGVGKPGSSPITKHGLSGPGGSGGSIGSGNKTKPQGGKPSGSLMNPNIKPNISPSHSRSSSSGDKLSSPMKMQQSQVPGTPPSSKAKSPIGSGGGSSGGSKSSSGGGMSSQKPMGGSSSSGSTSSSSSSSSSSSSSGSMTFSGGSQSQYGSGGGGGGGGAGGGSGSGSGGSSGGGGGGGSGSGGGAGQNNANNPNAKGKSPSRNKKPSLTAVIDKLKSVGGGGVGEDGCEVGPPVGGTGPGSAPGGGGPGNLPSSTSSNMVASKHTSSSQSGEYKREKSDKEAKAKVSVSGGNSGDKKLMDPKTGGVGTTGLAKIIISKPDGGSPSIKAKVTLQKAGEGSGDPMRPQISSLKASPLFSGSTPKHDRSSPSHSRSPGYTPLNHDSESESGSSSVAEKSHQNSPSSDDDQSIRPLPPQDYMSSIPLSSGEKHKKHKKEKKKQKERERERDRDRERDRDKEKKKSSMSMGPSSHPIKADSWSRSPISASDSSLSMLSSERPSRPSPMYMRNEDDDLMDSALTGNL, translated from the exons CTATGCAGAGCGGTAGCCCTGCAAGAGaagtttctctgtctgtccagcaAGCAGGAAATCAGACTCATGGAGATCGGATCAAACCAGAAGAGACAACAG AGGCAGAGAAGCAGAATCGCATGGCTGCATTGCTGGAGAGGCTTCATGGCAAACACAATGCTGCAAGGCCGTGGCAGGAGACCTGTAAAGTTGTGCGCCAGGCAATG GAGAAACGTGGTGTTATGAATGCCGCGGGTCACCAGCTCCTGCTCACCTGCTTGGAAACTTTACAGAGAGCGATGAAAG tctcaTCTTTGCCCTCTATGACAGATCGTTTAGAATCCATTGCTCGGCAAAACAT GCTGGGCTCTCATCTCAGCCCATCGGGGACAGAGTGTTACATCACATCAGACATGTTTTATGTGGAGGTGCAGCTGGACACCAGTGGCCAGCTTGTGGATGTCAAAGTGGCTCATCAGGGAGAAAACCCCACG agttgtcctgagCTGATTCAGCATCTAAG GGAGAAGAACTTTGAAGAGTTTTCTAAACATCTGAAGGGACTGGTCGAACTATACAAGCTCCCTGGGGACAA TAAGCTGAAAACCAAGATGTATATAGCACTACAGTCTTTGGAGCTTGATCTCACCAAGATGATGCATATGTTTAG GTTGGCAACCAATGCTAATACAGTGGAGACTATTCTTCACGGCAGTGTGGGCTTGTTGACAGCTAGGAGTGGTGGCCATCTTGTTTCTCTTCAGTGTTATGTGTCCCCATATGACATATTTGAGGAGGGGTCAGGGACACAGCTCAACTTAACAGACAGCAATG TTCCACGCTCACTTggtgtcagtgtttctgtgacaaTCGAAGGAACTTCTGCCGTCTACAAGCTCCCAATTGCCCCTCTCATCACTGGATCCCACCCAGTGGACAACAAGGG GACTCCTTCCTTTTCCACTGTGACCAACTCCAACTGTGTAGACCTGCCAGCTTGTTTTTTCCTCAAGATGAACCGCCCCATGCCTTTCTCACTGTCCTTTATTCAGAGGATGGGCAATGCTACTT CTATCCCAGTGTTTGAGAGCCTCCCCAGCCTCTCACCTCTCTATCAGTTGATTGTCCAGAGCCAGCTCCAACTCCAGGAGGAGGGCAGCTCCACACCACCACCCTCGCACAACATGCACTTCTATTCt GTGTTGCCAGATCAGGTGCACTGCTACTTCCTGAATGGTGATGCCCCAGTGCAAGATGGTTGTTCTCTACAAGGAGCACTGGTGTCCAAGATCCCTTTTCGCCACCCAGCACAAGTGCCCCTATTGTTGGATATCATCCGGCACCAGGCAGCCTATAACACCTTGATTGGCAGCTGTGTGAAACGAACTTCTATCAAGGAAG ACAGTGCAGGCCTGCTGCAGTTTGAAGTATGTCCTCTCACTGACTCGAGCTTCAGCGTCTCTTTTCAGCATCCAGTCAATGAGTCATTAGTCTGTG TTGTCATGGAAGTGATTGACTCCAGACAGGTATCCTGCAGGCTGTATAAAGGACTGTCTGATGCTCTGATCTGCACTGATGAATTCATCACAAAAGTGGTCCAGAG ATGCATGTCCATCCCTGTAACCATGCGGGCTATTCGAAGGAAAGCAGAGACCATTCAGGCAGACACTCCAGCCCTCTTACTAATCGCACAGACAGTGGAGATCATGGTGAAGAATAACCTACCACCCTCTGGTAGTCCCACGTACAACATGGCAGCAGGCGATGGAACTAATCCAATGGGACTGCCTGGGCTCACGGGGGGCAACACACCTACTGGAGGAGGACCTCCTGGGGGATCTAATTTTCCAGGTCCAATTACTTCTCTTTTTGGGATTTCCCGAACAGAGAGGCAAGCCCAAGGAGGAGACTGCCCAAACCAAGGAGGGGTGGCTGGTCAGCAGCAGTTGCAGCAACAACACCAGCAACAACAGTCAAGTCAAGGCCATTCAGATGATTACAACAAAGTCACCCAGAATCCAATACTGACAAGTCTGTTACAGATAACTGGAAGTGTTGGTTCTAGTCCCAGCTCCCAGAATGCACCTCCACCTCACCAAACCCCACCCCCAACATCCTCCCCTGCCAGCAACACCAAGAATCATCCTATGTTGATGAACTTGTTGAAAGACAACCCCACACAAGATTTTGCCACATTGTACGGTTCTAGTCCATTAGAGAGGCAAAATTCTTCATCTGGCTCTCCACGGACAGAGGCCATAGGTGGAACCTGCCCTGGAAGTAACACGAAAGGGAAGAAGAAGCGCCCTCGGGGGTCCGAAAAGGGTGGCATGTTAcccagtgctgctgcagccgGTGGAGGCATGAAATCACAGCAGGCTTCTTCGATGTCGCAGCATCACCAGCACCATCCAGTCTCACACGAGGATGACTTCCACCGTGAGCTCCTCTCTATGGATGTGGATGCATCTCAAAATTCTATCTTTGATGTTAACCTGACTGGTGATGGCTTAGACACACCCCATAGTATCACTCCAGCACCTAGCCAATGCGGAACACCACCTTCTGGTCCCAGCATGCCTTATTCACAGTCTCATGTCCAGtctcagcaacagcagccatcAGGTACTGTACCACCTCGAATGGTCCGCCTGTCCAGCTCTGATAGTATTGGTCCTGATATCACAGAAATCTTGCAAGATTTGCCTGAGCAGACTGGCAAAGGCAGCTGTGGAAGCCATGGACAGCACCCCATGGGCAGTGGTGGGGAGGATGGAGGCCCCCTAGGCACCCCCATCCGTGACTCCTCTAGCTCAGGTCAAGGTAGTGCAGtatatttagatattttcaATACCAACAGCAACGAGAATCCTTTTACTGATGCTGCTGACCTGATTGCTGAGGCAACTGCAACTGCTGCCACTCCCACCAGTGATTCTTCTTCCACCAATTTTTTCCCTGATGCTGCTGACTTCAACCCTGACCTACTGCCCTCAGGCCATGGCTTCTCTCAGAACTACTTTGATGACAGCTCTCCAAGTGCTGATGGAGACATGGACCTGGTCAAGGGTTTTGGGGGAAGTAGCCAGCAGAATACCCCATCAGGAACACCTCAGAATCCCACTCCACACGGACAGAGCACCCCTGAGCCCTCACTGAAGGACCCTTTTGATATGGGGATTTTTGGAGGCAACAGTGGTGGTGGTAAACCGCTTCTGGGACAAGCTCCTGATATGGGAGAGACACATGGTGGAGGGTCTCAGAGCCCCCTTATAATGGGCCTCGGAGCAACATGTGGTGACTTCAAAAGTGCAGAACCTAAAATGAAACAGCAACAGGGACTCATGCGGCCAAAGGATGAGAATGGGGGTAGTGGAGGGAGCAATTCTGGGATAGGGATGGGAAGCAGTTCAACAGAGGGCAAACAAGTCAAACGTAGTAGGACCCCATCCAGTGAGGGAAAGTCTAAAGAAAAGCCTCCCAAACGCAAAAAGCTCGACCCTGATGGGAAATCTCCCTCACACAGCTCAGGAGGACGACCATATACGCCTCCTAGTGGTGGTTCAGGCTCTGGAGGAAGCATGAGTGGAGGAGGCTCCAAGTCTCCTGGTAGTTCGGGACGCTCACAAACTCCTCCTGGTGGTGCCACACCTCCAATTCCCAAAATCACTATTCAGATTGCAAAAGGGACCATAACTGGGGGGAAAACGTCATCCCACAGTGGATATACCTCGAGCAGCTCAGCCACAAGCAgcacaggaggagcaggaggaaccagcagcagcaaaagcCATCACTCTCACTCATCTTCCTCTGGGAAGATCAAGTCCAAGGAAGGTTCCACTACACAAGGCAACAGCTCCAAGCCAGGGAGTGCGGGAATAGGGGTTGGAGGTGGGCCATCCCAGTCCAAAGGCTCCTCCCAAGGTATGGGAGTTGGTAAACCAGGATCCTCCCCAATTACTAAACATGGTCTTTCAGGGCCTGGAGGTAGTGGGGGTTCAATTGGAAGTGGTAATAAAACAAAGCCTCAGGGAGGTAAGCCTTCTGGGTCTCTTATGAATCCCAACATCAAACCCAATATTTCCCCTTCTCACTCCCGCTCCAGTAGCTCTGGTGACAAATTGTCCTCCCCTATGAAAATGCAGCAGTCCCAGGTTCCAGGAACACCTCCCTCTTCTAAGGCTAAGTCGCCAATTGGCTCAGGAGGTGGCAGCTCTGGAGGGTCCAAGTCTTCTTCTGGTGGAGGCATGAGCTCCCAGAAACCAATGGGTGGGAGCTCCTCTTCTGGTTCCAcatcttcctcatcatcatcatccagctcctcctcatcctctggcTCCATGACCTTCTCCGGAGGCTCCCAGTCTCAGTATGGaagtggtggaggtggagggggtggaggggcaggaggaggaagtggaagtgGAAGTGGAGGCAGtagtggagggggaggaggtggaggaagtggGAGTGGTGGAGGGGCTGGTCAGAACAATGCAAATAACCCCAACGCCAAAGGAAAGTCTCCCAGTCGAAACAAGAAACCCTCTCTTACAGCAGTCATAGACAAACTTAAGAGTGtaggtggaggaggggtgggggaggaTGGCTGTGAGGTAGGGCCACCGGTAGGTGGAACTGGTCCAGGATCTGCTCCTGGTGGTGGTGGCCCTGGAAACCTTCCCAGTAGTACATCATCAAACATGGTTGCTTCCAAGCATACCTCATCCTCCCAAAGTGGGGAGTATAAGCGGGAAAAATCTGATAAAGAGGCAAAAGCAAAAGTGTCTGTTTCAGGGGGGAACAGTGGGGATAAAAAGTTAATGGACCCAAAAACAGGAGGGGTGGGAACAACAGGTCTGGCCAAAATTATCATTAGCAAACCTGATGGTGGTTCACCAAGCATCAAGGCCAAAGTGACTCTTCAGAAAGCTGGGGAAGGATCCGGTGACCCTATGCGTCCCCAAATTTCTAGTCTCAAAGCCTCCCCCCTCTTCAGTGGCTCCACTCCCAAACATGACCGCTCCTCCCCCAGCCACAGCCGCTCACCAGGATACACCCCACTCAACCATGACAGTGAGAGTGAGTCAGGGAGCAGCTCGGTGGCCGAAAAGTCCCACCAGAACAGCCCCAGCTCAGACGACGACCAGTCCATTCGACCGCTCCCCCCTCAGGACTACATGAGCTCCATTCCCCTCAGTTCAGGGGAgaagcacaaaaaacacaagaaggagaagaagaaacagaaagagagggaacgggagagggacagagaccGAGAACGGGAcagggacaaagaaaaaaagaagtcatcAATGTCCATGGGACCATCCTCGCATCCAATAAAAGCAGACAGTTGGTCCCGGTCACCCATCTCAGCTTCAGATTCTTCTTTGTCCATGCTGAGTTCAGAACGTCCATCTCGGCCCAGTCCAATGTATATGAGAAATGAAGATGATGACCTTATGGACTCAGCCCTGACTGGCAACCTTTAA